A region of Beijerinckia sp. 28-YEA-48 DNA encodes the following proteins:
- a CDS encoding CsbD family protein, which produces MNWDQIKGNWNQVRGKAQQQWGKLTNDDLDVIQGKQTEFVGRLQERYGYTKEQADKEINDWFGKLGK; this is translated from the coding sequence ATGAATTGGGATCAGATCAAAGGAAACTGGAACCAGGTTCGCGGAAAAGCCCAGCAGCAATGGGGCAAACTGACCAATGATGATCTTGACGTGATCCAAGGAAAGCAGACCGAGTTCGTCGGACGCCTTCAGGAGCGCTACGGATACACCAAGGAACAGGCCGACAAAGAGATCAACGATTGGTTTGGTAAACTCGGCAAATAG
- a CDS encoding TetR family transcriptional regulator codes for MARRTKAEAEETKSRILDAAEKLFFELGVTQTSLERIAEEANVTRGAIYWHFADKIELFQAMHQRVRLPQEDIILNTANEGHPDPLRFLEDIAIDCVHTLASDTRMQHVYTILLMRCEYVGDMTQALERQKQASEKMSLHIAQLFRMAHMKKQLAQNWTPETAAHVFGAMMRGLWADWLTFGREFGLVEVGTRSITELFASMRAKQTAAAPALAQHS; via the coding sequence ATGGCGCGCCGCACCAAAGCCGAAGCTGAAGAGACCAAGAGCAGAATCCTCGACGCCGCCGAGAAACTGTTCTTTGAGCTCGGTGTCACCCAGACATCGCTTGAACGCATCGCCGAGGAGGCCAACGTGACGCGTGGCGCGATCTATTGGCACTTTGCCGACAAGATCGAACTCTTTCAGGCCATGCATCAGCGCGTCCGCCTGCCCCAAGAAGACATTATTCTGAACACGGCCAACGAAGGCCACCCAGATCCGCTACGTTTCCTGGAAGATATAGCGATCGACTGCGTCCACACGCTTGCCAGCGATACGCGCATGCAACACGTCTACACAATATTGCTGATGCGCTGCGAATACGTCGGAGATATGACGCAAGCCCTTGAGCGCCAAAAACAAGCCAGCGAGAAAATGAGCCTCCATATCGCCCAGCTCTTCCGCATGGCCCATATGAAAAAGCAACTGGCACAGAACTGGACACCGGAAACCGCAGCCCATGTCTTTGGCGCCATGATGCGCGGGCTGTGGGCAGACTGGCTTACTTTCGGCAGAGAATTCGGTCTTGTCGAAGTTGGCACCCGCTCCATCACCGAACTCTTCGCTTCCATGAGAGCGAAACAGACCGCCGCCGCACCGGCACTGGCCCAACATTCATAA
- a CDS encoding peptidoglycan-binding protein, translated as MNVEAIQRALVRAGFEPGLIDGKLGPKTIAAIKAFQKAHALLVDGIAAQITQAALSAYAVPSNSIPSTLRLSLVPSEWMPAATMKRVIVHWTAGAHKASALDMSHYHVLIEDDGRLVRGKPSIVLNDAHGTKAGYAAHTLNCNTGSIGASLCCMAGAIESPFKAGSAPMTRVQWEQLPHVVADLCQRYQIPVTLQTVLSHAEVQGNLGIKQRGKWDISRLAFDPSLVGAKACGDALRTAVSVLLD; from the coding sequence ATGAACGTTGAAGCGATTCAGCGCGCGCTTGTGCGCGCCGGTTTTGAGCCTGGTCTGATTGACGGGAAGCTCGGCCCCAAAACCATCGCGGCCATCAAGGCTTTCCAAAAGGCGCACGCTTTGCTGGTCGACGGCATCGCCGCCCAGATAACGCAGGCCGCTTTGTCCGCATATGCGGTGCCGAGTAACTCCATCCCATCGACCCTGCGCCTGAGCCTTGTGCCGTCCGAATGGATGCCGGCGGCGACTATGAAGCGGGTCATCGTCCATTGGACGGCAGGTGCTCATAAGGCGTCGGCGCTCGACATGTCCCATTATCACGTGCTGATCGAAGATGACGGGCGGCTGGTTCGCGGCAAGCCGTCAATCGTGCTGAACGATGCTCACGGCACCAAGGCCGGCTACGCGGCGCACACGCTCAACTGCAACACCGGTTCGATTGGCGCTTCGCTCTGCTGCATGGCTGGCGCGATCGAAAGCCCGTTCAAAGCTGGTTCGGCGCCGATGACCCGCGTGCAATGGGAGCAGCTTCCCCATGTCGTGGCTGATCTCTGCCAGCGATATCAGATCCCGGTGACGCTGCAGACAGTGCTTTCCCATGCCGAGGTGCAGGGCAATCTTGGCATCAAGCAGCGGGGCAAATGGGACATCTCGCGTCTGGCGTTCGATCCGTCGCTGGTCGGCGCCAAAGCCTGTGGCGACGCGCTTCGCACGGCGGTTTCGGTTCTTCTTGATTAA